Proteins encoded together in one Musa acuminata AAA Group cultivar baxijiao chromosome BXJ3-6, Cavendish_Baxijiao_AAA, whole genome shotgun sequence window:
- the LOC103988986 gene encoding uncharacterized protein LOC103988986, which yields MRLAAPSRIHRTVVPAVASLPLVVFWILLFSSSYIYPPTPPILVPSRPLFRPSTMATSFFLWPSDQHKADDGGGGTTAEAKVEAPTGNVKGRKGCGAKAVLPKRPPQRGLGVAQLERIRLQERWNKLTALDRGPFRDDAHLLLPHPLPGSKSYGNLVHHQLTPLPAAAVYGAPIALSGSHPTDDYLPSYCSIVQAPLTFGGTAAAAASAIQAVHRDRCLQARFRVGSPSLEVPSCQNPQCEFCARKKRLFGNDLGDDVANGADYLDMDLAAVMAVDLNRGCTQWKAKLNNDRELTIKEFDFFPPNSRSASNDGSSSKLVNREACDAISTSSAAASSTCPDLSLKLSL from the exons ATGAGActggccgctccctcgcgcatccACCGTACCGTCGTTCCCGCGGTTGCCTCCCTCCCTCTTGTGGTTTTCTGGATCCTTCTCTTCTCGTCCTCCTATATATACCCACCTACTCCCCCGATCCTTGTTCCCTCTCGCCCTCTGTTTAGACCGTCGACGATGGCGACGTCCTTCTTCCTCTGGCCCTCCGACCAGCACAAAGCCGACGACGGAGGAGGAGGAACCACCGCAGAGGCAAAAGTGGAAGCCCCCACGGGCAACGTAAAGGGTCGCAAGGGTTGCGGAGCCAAGGCGGTCTTGCCAAAGCGCCCGCCGCAGAGGGGCCTCGGTGTTGCTCAGCTCGAACGGATCCGCCTCCAGGAGCGCTGGAACAAGTTGACCGCGCTCGACCGCGGTCCCTTCCGCGACGACGCCCATCTCCTCCTGCCCCACCCCCTCCCCGGGTCCAAAAGCTACGGCAATCTCGTTCACCATCAACTCACCCCTCTGCCCGCGGCTGCCGTATACGGCGCTCCCATCGCCCTCTCCGGAAGCCACCCCACCGACGACTACCTTCCAAGTTACTGTTCGATCGTCCAGGCACCCTTGACGTTTGGCggaactgctgctgctgctgcctccgcCATCCAAGCTGTGCACAGGGATCGATGTCTTCAAGCCAGATTCCGGGTCGGGAGTCCGTCTCTAGAGGTCCCTTCATGCCAAAATCCTCAGTGCGAGTTTTGCGCCCGA AAGAAACGTCTTTTCGGCAACGATCTAGGGGACGATGTGGCCAATGGCGCGGATTACTTAGACATGGATCTCGCTGCTGTCATGGCCGTCGATTTG AACCGTGGCTGCACGCAGTGGAAGGCTAAATTGAACAACGACAGGGAGCTGACGATCAAGGAGTTCGACTTCTTTCCGCCGAACAGCCGCAGCGCATCCAACGACGGCAGTTCCTCCAAGCTTGTCAATAGGGAGGCTTGTGACGCCATCTCAACCTCCTCCGCTGCGGCCTCCTCGACTTGTCCCGATCTCTCGCTCAAGCTATCCCTCTGA
- the LOC135639527 gene encoding cyclin-D6-1-like produces MEFDLENPLTSGEDEQQRRDSISDLFAAESDHMISTVGTIDLHARRNAESLILQAQFDYGLDPLVAYLAINYVDRFLSKRKIPRGTSWIVRLLSISCLSLASKMRKTSFALADIQGEEGCIFDAQTIRRMELLVLGALDWRMRSVTPFSFLRFFISFFSPAQPPLLRALRARATQILLKAQKEIKMMEFQPSVVAASALLSAAYELFPIQYPAFRAAVSSCELVNNDKLLDCSSAMGDAEAAATDGCDDLATMGMASSSLTPVTVLGHHCSSFESEPAAGSSSDVRELKKRRISAIHASCDHNG; encoded by the exons ATGGAGTTCGATCTCGAGAACCCGCTGACGAGCGGCGAAGACGAGCAGCAGCGCCGGGACTCCATCTCGGACCTCTTCGCCGCCGAGTCCGACCACATGATCTCCACCGTTGGAACCATCGATCTCCATGCCCGGCGAAACGCCGAGTCTCTCATCCTCCAG GCGCAGTTCGACTACGGTCTGGATCCCCTCGTCGCATACCTCGCAATAAACTACGTCGATCGATTCCTATCGAAACGCAAGATCCCG AGAGGGACGTCGTGGATCGTTCGTCTGCTCTCCATCTCCTGCCTCTCCCTTGCCTCCAAGATGAGGAAGACCAGCTTCGCCCTCGCGGATATTCAG GGAGAGGAAGGATGCATATTCGACGCTCAAACGATTCGGAGGATGGAGCTTCTGGTGCTTGGAGCGTTGGATTGGCGGATGCGATCCGTCACCCCTTTCTCCTTCCTCCGATTCttcatctccttcttctctcCCGCCCAACCCCCTCTGCTCCGAGCACTCAGAGCCCGTGCCACTCAGATCCTCCTCAAAGCCCAAAAAG AGATAAAGATGATGGAGTTCCAACCTTCGGTGGTAGCCGCCTCCGCGCTGCTCTCTGCTGCCTACGAGCTCTTCCCAATTCAGTATCCGGCCTTCCGCGCCGCCGTCTCCTCCTGCGAGCTTGTAAATAAT GACAAGTTGTTGGATTGCAGCAGCGCCATGGGAGATGCGGAAGCAGCGGCGACGGACGGTTGCGATGATTTGGCAACGATGGGGATGGCGTCGAGCTCCTTGACGCCGGTGACCGTCCTCGGCCACCACTGCTCGAGCTTCGAGAGCGAGCCTGCCGCTGGGTCCTCGTCGGACGTCCGCGAGCTCAAGAAGCGCCGGATCTCCGCCATCCACGCCTCCTGCGACCACAACGGATAA
- the LOC135639846 gene encoding transcription factor bHLH112-like, with amino-acid sequence MAEDLQTGICSGGSWWNPEGSGSFDAPTSMSCSTAMADMIGGRAFCWSAASGDDSAGSAGGSSIAFQESNRMLQHSDIRPLLIDSAIPSFGLVSSSMNWTRPLSYGGRPESSGLHAMLQEDLGSRPYIRQDTPAVSNQARTGAESWTANPSSDMNQNLLVEQHHFSSGHESSDAGVGSYQFMYGNRLMNGYQSPTTSYQGSSNELWQPSWAKFSHQFLKSSHPKQQSNNQLQFTNNTPFWNASAAFSVGEIRPALCSPATSQFDLQPRTIYRNLTAKMNQEGIHDSCSSSTMKTGSEPAATKKLRTETPSPLPTFKVRKEKLGDRITALQQIVSPFGKTDTASVLQEAIEYIKFLQDQVGVLSSPYLKMSDKSKDCSEPNQDLRSRGLCLVPVASTHPVARETTADFWHPTFGGIFR; translated from the exons ATGGCAGAAGATCTCCAGACCGGGATATGCAGTGGAGGGAGCTGGTGGAACCCTGAAGGAAGCGGCAGCTTTGATGCGCCAACCTCCATGTCATGCTCGACTGCAATGGCTGATATGATCGGAGGAAGAGCATTCTGTTGGAGCGCTGCGTCGGGCGATGACTCCGCAGGATCGGCCGGTGGTAGCTCCATCGCTTTTCAAGAAAGTAATCGTATGCTCCAACACTCGGATATTCGCCCTTTGTTGATCGATTCGGCCATCCCAAGCTTCGGCCTCGTCTCTTCCTCCATGAACTGGACTCGACCGTTATC GTATGGTGGAAGACCTGAGAGCAGCGGCCTTCATGCTATGCTCCAAGAGGATCTCGGCTCAAGACCTTATATCAGGCAGGACACGCCGGCTGTTTCAAATCAAGCTCGTACCGGCGCTGAAAGTTGGACCGCGAATCCGTCTAGCGACATGAACCAGAATCTCTTGGTAGAACAACACCATTTCAGCTCAGGTCACGAGTCCAGCGATGCTGGTGTTGGCAGCTATCAGTTCATGTATGGCAATCGACTGATGAATGGCTACCAGTCTCCGACGACCTCCTATCAGGGAAGCTCGAACGAGCTGTGGCAACCTTCATGGGCTAAATTCTCTCATCAGTTCCTTAAATCCTCTCATCCAAAGCAGCAGTCGAATAACCAGCTGCAGTTCACCAACAACACTCCCTTTTGGAATGCATCTGCGGCTTTCTCAGTTGGTGAGATAAGGCCGGCCTTGTGTTCTCCGGCGACTTCGCAATTTGACTTGCAGCCCAGAACTATCTACCGTAATCTCACAGCTAAG ATGAATCAGGAAGGAATTCATGATTCGTGTTCTTCCTCGACCATGAAAACCGGAAGCGAGCCGGCGGCAACTAAAAAGCTCCGGACCGAGACACCTTCGCCACTACCAACCTTTAAG GTGAGGAAAGAAAAATTAGGGGACAGAATCACTGCTCTCCAGCAGATAGTTTCGCCTTTTGGAAAG ACTGACACTGCATCGGTTCTCCAAGAAGCCATCGAATACATTAAGTTCTTGCAGGATCAAGTTGGT GTTCTAAGCAGTCCATACTTGAAGATGTCCGACAAGTCGAAGGATTGCAGTGAACCGAATCAAGATCTAAGAAGCCGGGGACTGTGTTTGGTTCCCGTCGCAAGCACGCACCCGGTGGCAAGGGAGACCACAGCAGACTTCTGGCACCCCACATTCGGAGGAATCTTCAGATAG